A window of Pirellulaceae bacterium contains these coding sequences:
- the cimA gene encoding citramalate synthase, which produces MRHIQIYDTTLRDGSQGEGISLSLHDKLLIARRLDSIGIDFVEGGYPLSNEKDVEYFTHLRKKPLSHAKACAFGMTRRRGKQAAEDPGMKALVAAESPVITLVGKTSEFHVREVLGVTLEENLAMIGESVQYLCDAGREVIYDAEHFFDGWKLNSSYAEKTIRAAAEAGASTIVLCDTNGGSMPEEIAELTRKAAAVSIPIGIHCHNDCDLAVANSLAAIDAGAVQVQGTINGFGERCGNADLISVIANLAVKKKGYRILSKEAIERLTEISRYVYETANVNFRSGQAFVGPSAFAHKGGMHVHAVNRNASSYEHIAPESVGNERRVLVSELSGRSNIISKMTKHQLDHDRDLMDKILARVVTLENEGYQFEAAEASFDLLVKKTAETFNPHFRRIKYHIEVIGDAGEPPRTEATIKLNVGEELRHEVAEGDGPINALDAALRKALNGAFPNLQSMHLVDYKVRVVNTDAGTAARIRVFIESRDDDSVWGTVGVSENIIEASWSALVDSFEYKLYKDETNQQSQQDKQVAS; this is translated from the coding sequence ATGCGACACATACAGATCTACGACACCACGCTTCGCGACGGGTCCCAGGGCGAAGGCATCAGCCTATCACTTCATGACAAACTCTTGATCGCCCGAAGACTGGACTCAATCGGCATCGATTTTGTCGAAGGTGGCTATCCGCTCTCCAACGAAAAAGACGTCGAATACTTCACACATTTACGCAAAAAACCTCTCTCACATGCCAAGGCATGTGCGTTTGGGATGACCCGCCGCCGCGGCAAACAAGCCGCTGAAGACCCTGGCATGAAGGCATTGGTCGCTGCCGAATCCCCCGTCATCACCCTGGTCGGCAAGACCTCTGAATTCCACGTGCGCGAAGTCTTGGGGGTAACGCTGGAAGAGAATCTGGCAATGATCGGCGAGAGCGTTCAATACCTGTGCGATGCGGGGCGCGAGGTAATCTACGATGCCGAACACTTTTTTGATGGCTGGAAACTCAATTCGAGCTACGCCGAAAAAACGATTCGAGCAGCTGCCGAGGCAGGCGCTTCGACCATCGTCTTGTGCGACACCAACGGTGGCAGCATGCCGGAAGAGATTGCTGAGCTAACGCGCAAAGCGGCGGCGGTCTCGATCCCAATCGGGATCCACTGCCACAACGATTGCGATTTGGCGGTTGCCAATTCATTGGCAGCTATCGACGCAGGGGCCGTTCAGGTTCAAGGAACAATCAACGGTTTTGGTGAACGTTGCGGTAACGCCGATTTAATTTCTGTCATTGCTAACTTAGCAGTGAAGAAAAAAGGCTACCGAATACTCAGCAAAGAGGCGATCGAGCGTTTGACGGAAATCTCGCGATATGTTTACGAAACAGCCAACGTAAATTTCCGCAGCGGCCAAGCTTTTGTCGGCCCGAGTGCCTTCGCTCACAAGGGCGGCATGCATGTGCATGCGGTAAATCGCAACGCCTCCAGCTATGAACACATCGCACCGGAGTCCGTTGGAAATGAACGCCGCGTGTTGGTCAGTGAATTGTCGGGACGATCCAATATCATTTCCAAGATGACCAAACACCAATTGGACCACGACCGCGATCTGATGGATAAGATTCTAGCCCGGGTCGTGACGCTCGAAAACGAAGGCTACCAGTTTGAAGCAGCTGAGGCTTCTTTTGATCTGCTAGTCAAGAAAACAGCCGAAACGTTTAATCCGCATTTTCGTCGGATTAAGTATCATATTGAAGTGATTGGTGATGCCGGTGAGCCGCCTCGCACGGAAGCCACGATCAAATTGAATGTGGGTGAAGAACTAAGGCACGAAGTCGCTGAAGGTGACGGTCCAATTAACGCTCTCGATGCGGCTTTGCGAAAAGCATTGAACGGAGCGTTTCCTAATCTTCAATCAATGCACTTAGTCGATTACAAAGTCCGCGTCGTCAACACCGACGCAGGGACCGCGGCCCGAATTCGCGTCTTCATCGAAAGTCGAGACGACGATAGTGTTTGGGGGACGGTCGGAGTCAGCGAAAACATTATCGAGGCAAGCTGGAGCGCTCTGGTCGACTCGTTCGAATACAAGCTGTATAAGGACGAAACGAATCAGCAATCCCAGCAAGACAAACAGGTAGCCTCCTAG